DNA sequence from the Bradyrhizobium diazoefficiens genome:
TTGGGACCGTCAGTCCTTATATGGCGCTCGGCCTGATCGTGATCGCCGGCGGCATGGTGATTGCCATGTTCCGTCTGGCGGCGGCCGGCAAGCCGCTGCACGACGATTTCGCCGATAAGGCGGCCGTCGTCGACGGCGAGATGATCGACGTCATCAGTAACATGCCGCTGGTCCGCGCTTTCTGCGGTATCGGGCACGAGCACGAGCGGTTCGACGCGACCGTCAACCGCGAGCTCACGGCGCGAGGGCGCAGCCTGCGTTATCTCGAGAAGCTGCGGCTTATTCACGCCGGCGTGACCGTCGTCCTGACGGTGACGTTGATGGCTTGGGCGATCACGCTGTGGCAGCAGGGCGAGGCGACCACGGGCGATGTCGTCCTGGTCTGCACGCTCGGTCTCTCCATTCTCAACGCGACGCGCGATCTCGCGGTGGCGCTCGTGGACGTCACCCAACACGTCGCGCGCCTGACCGAGGCGATCGCGACCTTGCTCGTCCCGCACGAATTGCGCGATCATCCCGAGGCGGAGCCGCTGCTCAAGCGCGGCGCTGCGATCGCCTATAACAATGTCACCTTCGGCTATCCCGGCGCTGGGAAGATCTTTGAGCGGTTCAGCCTGCGGCTCCAGCCTGGCCAGCGCGTCGGCCTGGTCGGCCAGTCCGGCGGCGGAAAATCAACGCTGTTCACGCTGCTCCAGCGCTTCTACGACGTGGACGAGGGCAGCATCACCATCGACGGTCAGGACATTTCCAAGGTGACGCAGCAGAGTCTGCGCGAGGCCATCTCGGTCGTGCCGCAGGATATTTCGCTGTTCCATCGCTCGATACGCGAGAACATCCGCTATGGCCGCCCCAACGCGACAGACGACGAGGTGTTGCGTGCGGCGATTGCGGCGCGCTGCGATTTCATCGATAGTCTGCCGGAAGGTCTCGACACCATGGTCGGCGACCGCGGTGTCAAGATGTCCGGCGGCCAGCGCCAACGCATCGCGATCGCGCGCGCCTTCGTGAAGGACGCGCCGATCCTGCTGCTGGATGAAGCCACCGCGGCGCTCGACAGCGAATCCGAGGAGGCGATCCGCGAGGCGCTGACGCGGCTGATGCGCGGTCGCACCGTGATCGCGATCGCGCATCGCCTCGCGACGCTACGCAATTTCGACCGCGTGATCGTGCTGAAGCACGGCAAGATCATCGAGGACGGCGCGCCCGACCGCCTGATGCAGGGCCACGGTCCTTACCGCGAGCTGGTGACGCAGGAAATGAGCCGGCTCGCGAAGTTCGCCGCGTAAAGCCAACAGTTGCGTTTGCGTTGGCCGCGTTCCGAAACAAGCCGCAGGGAAGCAGCTCATGGCAACCGAAGCCGTCAATAAGGTCATTTCGGTATCGCAGACGATAGAGGCCGTCGCGGAGCAGGCATTCTACATTCCGATGACGGGCCCCGCCGCGCGACCGCGGCGGTCGCTCAAGCACGACGACACTTTCATAGTGCTCGACAGCCATGGCGACATCGGCGCATCGGCCGGCGGGCCGGATGGCCTATTCAGCCATGACACGCGCTATCTGGCGCGGCTGGAGCTCGTGCTGGACGATCTCCAGCCGCTGTTGCTCGGCTCGAACCTGCGCGACGATAATTCGGGGCTGACGGTCGACCTCACCAATCCCGACATCTACCGCCAGGGACGGATCGTGCTGCAGAAGGACCTGCTGCACATCGTGCGCACGATCTTCCTGTGGCGCGGCACCGCGTACCAGCGCGTCGGAGTGCAGAACCACGGCGAGCAGCGCGCCAGCTTCGAGCTGACGCTGCTGTTCGACAACGATTTCGCCGATTTATTCGAAGTGCGCGGTGAGCGGCGAGCTCGGCGCGGGACCGGCACCAGCAAGCTGCTCGGGCCAACCGACGTGCTGTACGAGTATCGCGGCCTCGACGATGTCGAGCGAACCACCGGCCTGCATTTCGATCCGCGTCCGACGCGACTCTCGGTGAATGCCGCAACCTGGCAGCTCGAGCTCGATCCGCATGAGTCGAAGTCGCTGTTTGTGGCGGTGTCCTGTAACCGGCCGATTGCCGAGAAGCCGGCGCGGTTCTTCCGGGGCCTGCTTGCCCACCGCCGCGAGATGCGGCAGTCGACCATCGGCGCAGCCAGCATCGAGACCTCAAACAACATCTTCAACGAGGTGCTGTGCCAGGCCATGGCCGACCTCAACATGCTGATGACGGAGACACCGCAGGGGCGCTATCCCTATGCCGGCATTCCCTGGTACTCGACGACCTTCGGCCGCGACGGCCTGATCACCGCGCTTCAGATGCTGTGGGTCGATCCCCGCGTCGCCAAGGGCGTGTTGCGTCGGCTCGCGCATTTCCAGGCCAAGGCGGTCGATCCGCTGGCCGATGCCGCGCCCGGCAAGATACTGCACGAGATGCGCGGCGGCGAGATGGCGGCGCTGCGCGAGGTTCCGTTCTCGCAATATTACGGCAGTGTGGATTCGACCGCCTTGTTCGTCATGCTGGCCGGACGCTATTTCGAGCGCACCGGCGACGAGCAGACGTTGGCCGAACTGTGGCCGGCAATCGAGGCGGGATTGGCCTGGATCGACGGTCCCGGCGACCCCGACAAGGACGGCTTTGTCGAATACCAGCGCGCCACTGAAAAAGGGCTCGCCAACCAGGGCTGGAAGGACTCCTACGACGCCATCTTCCACGCCGACGGCAAGCTCGCGGAAGGCAATATCGCGCTTGCCGAGGTCCAGGGCTATGTCTACGCCGCCAAGCAGCTCGCGGGGCGATGTGCGCTGAAGCTGGGCAAGCCTGATCGCGCCAAGAAACTCGAGGCGGAAGCCAAGGCGCTGGCCGAACGCTTCGAAAAGGCATTCTGGTGCGAGGACCTCGGCACCTACGCAGTTGCGCTCGACGGCAAGAAACGGCGATGCGAGGTCCGCACCTCGAACGCCGGGCAGGTGCTGTTCAGCGGCATGGTCCGCGAGGACCGCGCCCGGCTCGTTGCCGCCGATCTGATGAGGCCGCATTTCTTCTCGGGCTGGGGCATCCGTACCGTGGCGCGCGGCGAGGTGCGCTACAATCCGATGTCGTATCACGACGGATCGATCTGGCCGCACGACAACGCGCTGATCGCGCTCGGGCTCGCGCACTATGGGCTCAAGCACTCGGTGGCGCACGTCTTCAAGGGCTTGTTCGATGCCGCGACCTACATGGATCTGCGCCGCCTGCCGGAATTGTTCTGCGGCTTCCGCCGCGAGAAGCGGCGCGGCCCGACGCTCTATCCGGTCGCCTGCGCGCCGCAGGCCTGGGCCAGCGCCACGCCGTTCACGCTTCTGGAAGCCGCGCTCGGCATCGAATTCGACGTGGCGCGCTGCGAGATCCGGCTGCGCAATCCGCATCTGCCGGCGTTTTTGAACGAGGTCATCTTGCGCGATCTGCGGCTATGTGAGTCCAGCGTCGATTTGCGCGTCAGTCGCCATGGCCACGACGTGGCGCTGGAGGTGTTGCGCACGCGCGGCCGAATCCAGGTGTCGATCGTGCTGGCGCACTAGCGGCCAGCGAGGAGGGTTCATGCGTACCGCCGGATGGTTGGCCTTCTTCGCGATCGTCGCGGGATTCACGGTTGCCGTATCGCGGGCGACGGAGGAGCCACCCGCGGCCACAAATGAGGCGAACGCGCCAGCGACGGCGCAGCCGCCGGCTTCCGTCGTTCCCGTTACCCCAAAGGGTGCCGCACCGCCACCGTCGGTGACCATCATCGGCGCCAGCGACGCCCATGGCGTGCTCGGCCGCGACGTGCGCAGTGCGGCGGACGAGGATATGGGACATATCGTCGATGTCATCGTCGACCTCAACGGCCACGTGCGCGCCGCCGTAATCGATTTCGGCGGTTTTCTCGGCGTCGGAAGCCGCAAGATCGTGGTGGACTGGAACGCGCTTCGATTCGGCAAGATCACCAACAAGAAGGACAGCATCACGCTGGAATTGACCAAGGCGCAGGTCGCGGCCGCGCCGGAATACAAGGAAGGCACGCCGATGGTCGTGTTAGGGGCGTCCGGCAGCCTTCAACCGCTGCAAGCCATCCAGTGAGGAGGGGGGAGGGCTGACCGCCTGTGCTCTTGTCGAGGAAGCAGAACCATGCAGATCGCGATGGACGCGTTGAACAGGACAACGTCGCCGCGCTTCTGCCTGCCGGTATTCCAGCGCCGTCGCGCCGGAGCCTGCGCGGCCTCGACTGGTTCATCTTCTTCCTCGCCGACGTGCAGACCGGCTTCGGTCCCTTTATCGCCGTCTATCTGACCACGCAGAAATGGACTCAGGTCGAGATCGGCTTCGTGCTGTCGATCGGCGGTATCGTCGCGCTGATCGGCCAGATGCCGGGCGGCGCCATCATCGACGCCGCGAAATCCGAGCGGCTGGTCGCAGCGCTCGCGATCGCGACCATCGGCTGCTGCGCGCTCGCTTATGCAGCGATGCCGATCTTCGCGGTCGTAGTGGCCGCGGCGACGCTGCATGCGGCGGCGAGCTGTGTTCTGGGGCCGGCAATCGCGGCGATCAGCCTTGGCCTGGTCGGTCCGCTCAAGATCGGTGAGCGGCTCGGCCGCAACGCCCGCTTTGCCTCGCTTGGCAATGGCGTTGCGGCTGCGGTGATGGGCACGGCCGGCTATCTTCTCTCGAGCCGCTCGGTGTTCCTGGTGACTTTCCTGCTCGCGGTCCCGACCCTGATCGCGCTGTCCCGCATCCGCGAGGAGGAGGTCGACATCGCGCGCTGCCACGGCGAGATGCCGCGCGAGGCGCCGGTTCCTGGCGACACCAATATCTGGCATCTGGTCCGGCAGCGGCCGCTGATCGTGTTTGCGCTGAGCGTGTTACTGTTGCAACTCGCCAACGCCGCGATGATGCCGCTGATGGCAAGCGCGGTGACGGCGCGGTCGAGCCAGTGGGCAACGGTGCTGGTCGCGTTTTGCATCGTCGTGCCGCAGGCGATCGTGGCGCTGCTGTCGCCGAGCATCGGACGCAAGGCGCAAGCGTGGGGCCGGCGCCCGCTGCTCTTGATCGGATTCGGCGCGCTGACGATCCGCGGCCTGCTGTTCGCAACCGTGCGCGATCCCTATCTGCTGGTGATGGTACAGGTGTTCGACGGCCTCACCGCCGCGGTGTTCGCGGTGATGATCCCGCTGATCGTGGCCGACGTCGCCTTCGGCAGCGGCCATTTCAATCTTGCGCAGGGCATCGTCGGCACGGCGACCGGCATCGGGGCAGCACTGAGCACCGCGCTCGGCGGCTATGCCAGCGACAAGTTCGGCAATGCCACCGCTTTCTTCGGTCTGGCGAGCATCGCTGCGACAGGGCTTCTGCTGATTCTCTTCGTGATGCCGGAAACCCGGCGCACCGGCATCACCGCGACAGCGGAGCCGTGACCGCCGCCGGATACTGATCCGGAAGTCAGGCGGCGTTCTCCAGAAAATCCTGCTATGTCCTGGAGGGCCGGCCCGTAACACGAGCGCCCGGTCCGACGTATTTTCGACAAAGCCGCCTCGATTGGAGCAGCACATGAACGACGTTCGGGACAGCGGACAGGATCCGGCGCCCAACGAGCTGCCGGGACAGATCGTGCTGGTGCTGCAAGGCGGCGGCGCGCTCGGCTCCTATCAGGCAGGCGTCTACCAGGCCTTGCACGAGGCCGGCATCGAGCCGGACTGGGTGATCGGCACCTCGATCGGCGCCATCAATGCCAGCCTGATCGCCGGCAATGCGCCCGAGAACCGGCTCGCGCGTCTGACGGAGTTCTGGAAGGGGATGGAGCAGAAGCCGGCCTGGCCGCTGCGGACCGGCGTACCCGGGTTCGACGACATGCTCGGCTACTGGTCGACCGTCACCCACGGCATTACCGGCTTCTTCCAGCCCAATCCGCTGGCGCATGCCGGTGAGTGCTTTCCGCTCGGCGCCGATTATGCCGGTTATTATTCGACCGCGCCGCTGGAGAGTACGCTGCGCGAGCTCGTCGACTTCCGCCTCGCCAATTGCGGCGCGCCGCGTCTTACGGTCGGTGCGGCGCATGTCGGCTCCAGCCAGATGCGCTATTTCGACAGCCGCGATTGCGAGCTGACGGTGAAGCATGTGATGGCTTCGGGTGCGCTGCCGCCGGCTTTCCCGGCGGTGCGGATCGACGGCGAGCTCTATTGGGACGGCGGCATCCTCTCGAACTCGCCGACGGAGGCCGTGTTCGACGACAATCCGCGCCGCGATTCACTGATCTTCTCCGTACATCTGTGGAATCCCGTCGGGGCCGAGCCGACGACGATAAGGGAGGTCCTGACCCGGCACAAGGACGTGCAATATTCCAGCCGGATCGCGAGCCAGATCGAGCGCCAGCAGCAGGCCCATCGGCTCCGTCACGTCATCAACCAGCTTGCGGCGCGATTGCCCGAGAGCGAGCGCGACGATCCTGCGGTGAGAGAGTTGATCGGCTACGGCTGCTCGACGCGTATGCATGTGGTGCGCTTGCTGGCACCGCAGCTCGATCGCGAGACCTACACCAAGGACATCGACTTCAGCCCATCAGGCATCAAGCAGCGCTGGGACGCCGGCTATTCGCATACAAGATCAGTGCTGGCGCGGGCGCCGTGGGCCAGCCAATTCGATCCACTGTCGGGCGTGGTGCTGCACGAACATATCGACCAGTTGCCGCTGGCCGCGGAATAGCACCATCATACACTTCATCGAATTGCCATAGGCCTCGTGGATCGTCGGCTCCGATCCACCGTGAAAGGGCTCTGCAAGTGGTGTCGGCGAACGATCTCGAATTGGCCCTCGACCAGGTCCGCATTCACGCGGCGGGGCCGGTCCCGGGCGTGTTCGGGCCTGACTCGGTGACCTGGCGGATCGATCGGGAGGCCGTCATCTTTCTCGGTGCCGGCCGTGCGCTGCTGCTTCAGCTCGCGCATCCGTGGGTGGCCGCTGCCATCGCTGAGCACTCCAAAACCCTTGCCGATCCGATCGGGCGCTTCCATCGCACCTTCGACATCGTCTTTGCCATGGTGTTCGGCTCGCTCGATCGCGCCATGCTGTCGTCGCGGCAACTGCACCGGCGTCACTCCATGATCGTCGGCGAGATGCCGGAGACGGTCGGTCCCTTTGCGGCGGGCTCGCGCTACTGCGCCAACGACATCCCGTCGCTGCGCTGGGTTCATGCGACGCTGGTCGAGACCGCGCTAATGGTGAACGATCTGGTTATGCCGCCGCTCTCCGTGGAAGAGCGCGAGCGCTACTGGACCGAGAGCCGAACGTTCGGCGCGTTGTTCGGGTTGACGGCGGACGATCTGCCGCCGGATTGGGCCGGCTTTGCGGCTTACACCGAAGCGATGGCGCAGTCGGACACGCTGACCGTCAGTCCGGCAGCACGCGAAATCGCCGCGCAGATCTTTGGCGGCGCGCGTCCCTGGCTGCGGCCGCCGCGGTGGTATCGCGCGCTCACGGCCAGCTTGTTGCCGGAACGCTTGCGCGCGGGCTTTGGCTTTGAGCTCGACGCGCGTGATACAAGGTCCGCGGACAACGCGCTGAAATGGATCAGGCGCATGTAT
Encoded proteins:
- a CDS encoding amylo-alpha-1,6-glucosidase, which encodes MATEAVNKVISVSQTIEAVAEQAFYIPMTGPAARPRRSLKHDDTFIVLDSHGDIGASAGGPDGLFSHDTRYLARLELVLDDLQPLLLGSNLRDDNSGLTVDLTNPDIYRQGRIVLQKDLLHIVRTIFLWRGTAYQRVGVQNHGEQRASFELTLLFDNDFADLFEVRGERRARRGTGTSKLLGPTDVLYEYRGLDDVERTTGLHFDPRPTRLSVNAATWQLELDPHESKSLFVAVSCNRPIAEKPARFFRGLLAHRREMRQSTIGAASIETSNNIFNEVLCQAMADLNMLMTETPQGRYPYAGIPWYSTTFGRDGLITALQMLWVDPRVAKGVLRRLAHFQAKAVDPLADAAPGKILHEMRGGEMAALREVPFSQYYGSVDSTALFVMLAGRYFERTGDEQTLAELWPAIEAGLAWIDGPGDPDKDGFVEYQRATEKGLANQGWKDSYDAIFHADGKLAEGNIALAEVQGYVYAAKQLAGRCALKLGKPDRAKKLEAEAKALAERFEKAFWCEDLGTYAVALDGKKRRCEVRTSNAGQVLFSGMVREDRARLVAADLMRPHFFSGWGIRTVARGEVRYNPMSYHDGSIWPHDNALIALGLAHYGLKHSVAHVFKGLFDAATYMDLRRLPELFCGFRREKRRGPTLYPVACAPQAWASATPFTLLEAALGIEFDVARCEIRLRNPHLPAFLNEVILRDLRLCESSVDLRVSRHGHDVALEVLRTRGRIQVSIVLAH
- a CDS encoding ABC transporter ATP-binding protein, whose amino-acid sequence is MDHLSGYARRPFAFVLRYLRRRLASHLVILGAVVAAVACSVGTQYGVKSLVDSLSAGTSHGGSVWLAFIFLMALIAADNFLWRIASWTASFTFVRVTGDLRRDIFRHLTGHAPSYFSDRMPGMLTSRITATSNAVFTVENMFIWNVLPPCIATIAAIMLIGTVSPYMALGLIVIAGGMVIAMFRLAAAGKPLHDDFADKAAVVDGEMIDVISNMPLVRAFCGIGHEHERFDATVNRELTARGRSLRYLEKLRLIHAGVTVVLTVTLMAWAITLWQQGEATTGDVVLVCTLGLSILNATRDLAVALVDVTQHVARLTEAIATLLVPHELRDHPEAEPLLKRGAAIAYNNVTFGYPGAGKIFERFSLRLQPGQRVGLVGQSGGGKSTLFTLLQRFYDVDEGSITIDGQDISKVTQQSLREAISVVPQDISLFHRSIRENIRYGRPNATDDEVLRAAIAARCDFIDSLPEGLDTMVGDRGVKMSGGQRQRIAIARAFVKDAPILLLDEATAALDSESEEAIREALTRLMRGRTVIAIAHRLATLRNFDRVIVLKHGKIIEDGAPDRLMQGHGPYRELVTQEMSRLAKFAA
- a CDS encoding oxygenase MpaB family protein → MVSANDLELALDQVRIHAAGPVPGVFGPDSVTWRIDREAVIFLGAGRALLLQLAHPWVAAAIAEHSKTLADPIGRFHRTFDIVFAMVFGSLDRAMLSSRQLHRRHSMIVGEMPETVGPFAAGSRYCANDIPSLRWVHATLVETALMVNDLVMPPLSVEERERYWTESRTFGALFGLTADDLPPDWAGFAAYTEAMAQSDTLTVSPAAREIAAQIFGGARPWLRPPRWYRALTASLLPERLRAGFGFELDARDTRSADNALKWIRRMYPRLPDRLRYVGPYQEAQARLRGEPQPDWMTRCLNRAWIGRPQMDAREKR
- a CDS encoding PRC-barrel domain-containing protein; translated protein: MRTAGWLAFFAIVAGFTVAVSRATEEPPAATNEANAPATAQPPASVVPVTPKGAAPPPSVTIIGASDAHGVLGRDVRSAADEDMGHIVDVIVDLNGHVRAAVIDFGGFLGVGSRKIVVDWNALRFGKITNKKDSITLELTKAQVAAAPEYKEGTPMVVLGASGSLQPLQAIQ
- a CDS encoding patatin-like phospholipase family protein, translated to MNDVRDSGQDPAPNELPGQIVLVLQGGGALGSYQAGVYQALHEAGIEPDWVIGTSIGAINASLIAGNAPENRLARLTEFWKGMEQKPAWPLRTGVPGFDDMLGYWSTVTHGITGFFQPNPLAHAGECFPLGADYAGYYSTAPLESTLRELVDFRLANCGAPRLTVGAAHVGSSQMRYFDSRDCELTVKHVMASGALPPAFPAVRIDGELYWDGGILSNSPTEAVFDDNPRRDSLIFSVHLWNPVGAEPTTIREVLTRHKDVQYSSRIASQIERQQQAHRLRHVINQLAARLPESERDDPAVRELIGYGCSTRMHVVRLLAPQLDRETYTKDIDFSPSGIKQRWDAGYSHTRSVLARAPWASQFDPLSGVVLHEHIDQLPLAAE
- a CDS encoding MFS transporter; translated protein: MLLSRKQNHADRDGRVEQDNVAALLPAGIPAPSRRSLRGLDWFIFFLADVQTGFGPFIAVYLTTQKWTQVEIGFVLSIGGIVALIGQMPGGAIIDAAKSERLVAALAIATIGCCALAYAAMPIFAVVVAAATLHAAASCVLGPAIAAISLGLVGPLKIGERLGRNARFASLGNGVAAAVMGTAGYLLSSRSVFLVTFLLAVPTLIALSRIREEEVDIARCHGEMPREAPVPGDTNIWHLVRQRPLIVFALSVLLLQLANAAMMPLMASAVTARSSQWATVLVAFCIVVPQAIVALLSPSIGRKAQAWGRRPLLLIGFGALTIRGLLFATVRDPYLLVMVQVFDGLTAAVFAVMIPLIVADVAFGSGHFNLAQGIVGTATGIGAALSTALGGYASDKFGNATAFFGLASIAATGLLLILFVMPETRRTGITATAEP